A DNA window from Pithys albifrons albifrons isolate INPA30051 chromosome 7, PitAlb_v1, whole genome shotgun sequence contains the following coding sequences:
- the TSPAN13 gene encoding tetraspanin-13 produces MACGGFACSKNCLCALNLLYTLVSLLLIGIAAWGIGFGLISSFRVVGVVIAVGVFLFFIALVGLIGAVKHHQVLLFFYMIILLLVFIVQFSVSCACLALNKDQQSELLEVGWNNTNSARTDIERNLNCCGFRAFHPNETCAADCFRTRQCKPCAPIIEEYSGMVLRFVGGIGLFFSFTEILGVWLTYRYRNQKDPRANPSAFL; encoded by the exons cTGGTGAGTCTGCTGCTGATTGGAATTGCGGCATGGGGAATTGGCTTTGGCCTCATCTCTAGTTTCCGAGTTGTTGGAGTGGTAATTGCAGTTGGagtcttccttttctttattgCCTTAGTCGGATTGATTGGTGCGGTGAAACATCATCAAGTATTGCTATTCTTT TACATGATTATTCTTCTTCTAGTCTTTATTGTCCAGTTTTCTGTCTCCTGTGCTTGTTTGGCACTAAACAAGGACCAGCAG AGTGAACTTCTGGAGGTGGGATGGAATAATACCAACAGCGCAAGGACAGATATTGAGAGAAATCTGAATTGTTGTGGGTTCAGAGCTTTTCATCCAAATGAAACCTGTGCAGCT GATTGTTTTAGAACTCGCCAGTGTAAACCATGTGCACCGATAATAGAGGAATATTCTGGAATGGTACTGAGATTTGTTGGAGGCATAGGACTTTTCTTCAGTTTCACAGAG attctGGGAGTCTGGCTGACTTACAGATACAGGAACCAAAAGGATCCTCGTGCAAACCCCAGTGCATTTCTTTGA
- the AGR2 gene encoding anterior gradient protein 2 homolog has translation MEKSYMSMFLLLVAISCALAKDAGKKDTKETTAKPKLPQTLSRGWGDQLIWTQTYEEALFRAKHSQKPLMIIHHLEDCPHSQALKKVFAEHKDIQKLAEKFILLNLVYETTDKNLAPDGQYVPRVLFIDPSLTVRADITGRYSNRLYAYEPSDISLLYSNMQKALKLLKTEL, from the exons ATGGAGAAGAGTTACATGTCCATGTTCCTGTTGCTCGTTGCCATCTCCTGTGCTCTGGCAAAGGATGCAGGCAAGAAGGATACAAAGGAGACTACTGCTAAGCCAAAACTGCCTCAGACACTCTCCAGAg GCTGGGGAGACCAGCTCATCTGGACGCAGACCTACGAGGAAGCTCTGTTCCGTGCCAAGCACAG CCAGAAACCCCTGATGATTATCCACCATTTGGAAGACTGCCCGCACAGCCAAG CTCTCAAGAAGGTCTTTGCTGAACACAAAGATATACAGAAACTGGCTGAAAAATTCATTCTCCTGAACCTTGTG taTGAAACCACAGACAAGAATCTTGCACCTGATGGCCAGTATGTCCCTCGGGTTTTGTTCATAG atcCTTCCCTGACTGTGAGGGCAGATATTACTGGAAGATACTCAAACCGCCTCTATGCATACGAGCCCTCTGACATTTCACTGT TGTATTCAAATATGCAGAAGGCACTGAAGCTCCTGAAGACTGAACTGTaa